One window of the Candidatus Binataceae bacterium genome contains the following:
- a CDS encoding histidinol-phosphate transaminase: protein MKIALDRSHGGAAPEGLLDFSASLNPLGPPREAIDAYHAAAKKIAAYPPAHPFELEAKFAERVGVTPSNVLAGNGSIQLIYLAARVMKARRAHVVIPTFSEIANGLALAGSEACSITLRAENNFKLDLSEIDAALETGTDAIWIGRPNSPTGAMLSDALIAAIADRCARNHARLVIDEAFIDFAARAKSVARLVSTHRVVVLRSLTKSFSIAGLRLGFVIAEPEFIGMLRDSIEPWSVNSAALAVGLACLDAPPEYLDRTREVVSRERDFLTRELSAIDGIRVFPSSANFLMFEVAHEPSPSAFAAQVLRHQIVVRDLAAMPGCRSGMYRVAVSMRADNECLVAAARDALARFRGP, encoded by the coding sequence CGCGCCGGAAGGGTTGCTGGATTTCAGCGCGAGTCTCAATCCTCTCGGTCCGCCTCGGGAAGCGATCGATGCCTACCACGCGGCCGCCAAAAAGATCGCGGCATATCCGCCCGCTCATCCGTTCGAGCTTGAGGCAAAGTTCGCCGAAAGAGTCGGCGTGACGCCGAGCAATGTTCTGGCCGGCAACGGATCGATTCAGTTGATCTATCTCGCCGCGCGCGTGATGAAGGCGCGTCGCGCGCACGTCGTGATTCCGACCTTCAGCGAGATCGCAAATGGACTGGCACTCGCCGGCTCCGAAGCCTGTTCGATCACGCTGCGCGCCGAGAACAACTTCAAACTCGATCTTTCCGAAATCGATGCCGCGCTCGAAACGGGCACTGACGCAATCTGGATCGGACGTCCCAACAGCCCGACGGGCGCGATGCTCAGCGACGCGCTGATCGCAGCAATCGCGGATCGATGCGCGCGCAATCACGCACGGCTCGTGATCGACGAAGCGTTTATCGATTTTGCAGCTCGTGCGAAATCCGTGGCGCGCCTCGTTTCGACGCATCGAGTCGTTGTCCTTCGCTCGCTCACAAAGAGTTTTTCGATCGCAGGCCTGCGGCTCGGTTTCGTGATCGCGGAGCCCGAATTTATCGGGATGCTGCGCGACAGTATCGAACCGTGGTCGGTTAATTCCGCCGCTCTGGCCGTTGGTCTCGCTTGCCTCGATGCGCCGCCCGAATATCTCGATCGAACTCGCGAAGTGGTATCGCGCGAGCGTGATTTCCTTACGCGCGAGCTATCGGCGATCGACGGCATTCGAGTCTTCCCCTCCTCCGCTAACTTCCTGATGTTCGAAGTTGCCCACGAACCATCGCCGAGCGCGTTCGCCGCTCAGGTGCTGCGCCACCAGATCGTCGTGCGCGACTTGGCTGCGATGCCGGGATGCCGCTCCGGCATGTATCGCGTCGCGGTCAGCATGCGGGCTGATAATGAATGCCTCGTCGCTGCCGCGCGCGACGCGCTTGCTCGATTTCGCGGTCCGTGA